One part of the Nymphaea colorata isolate Beijing-Zhang1983 chromosome 8, ASM883128v2, whole genome shotgun sequence genome encodes these proteins:
- the LOC116259311 gene encoding uncharacterized protein LOC116259311 yields MSCMNEHALRMSSSSNLDRFLDCTTPSVPAIPLKKGMEESRAWEPLEEMPTQYFGLGDLWRCFDEWSAYGVGVPVLVNGKERVVQYYVPYLSALQIYTTTPLKTALSNPLRNRQGECNDSDTHIGSETSSSSDSESSRSLSFRSSGSGSSEKSESWDCGSDDSMGEQDSSWCPRGRLGHLYLEYFEHAPPHARAPLLQKINQLSQEYPELYRLRSIDLSAASWISVAWYPIYHIPARRAVRDLSACFLTYHTLSFPFQDSHDESPPNAAAEKEEPSSVIRLPPFGVATYKLSGEVWLSDAAWDQDRIYSLWTSALSWLAQLQLHHPDFRFFLEHRE; encoded by the exons ATGTCGTGCATGAACGAGCATGCTCTGAGAATGAGTTCGTCTTCCAATTTGGATCGGTTTCTGGACTGCACGACTCCATCAGTACCTGCCATCCCTCTGAAGAAG GGGATGGAGGAGAGCAGGGCGTGGGAGCCTCTGGAGGAGATGCCGACCCAATACTTTGGGTTGGGTGATCTTTGGAGGTGCTTCGACGAGTGGAGCGCGTACGGTGTAGGCGTGCCCGTGCTCGTCAATGGCAAGGAGAGGGTGGTGCAGTACTACGTCCCCTACCTCTCCGCGCTTCAGATCTACACCACCACTCCCCTTAAGACGGCCCTCTCCAACCCTCTCAG aaaccgTCAGGGGGAATGCAACGACTCCGATACGCACATCGGAAGTGAGACTAGCAGCTCGAGCGATTCCGAGAGCAGTCGGTCGCTGAGCTTCAGGAGCAGCGGGAGCGGCAGCAGCGAAAAGTCAGAATCGTGGGATTGTGGGTCCGATGATTCGATGGGGGAGCAGGACAGCTCCTGGTGCCCAAGGGGCCGGCTGGGTCACCTCTATCTCGAATATTTTGAGCACGCGCCTCCCCATGCCAGAGCCCCCCTCCTCCAAAAG ATCAATCAGCTGAGCCAGGAATATCCGGAGCTATACCGCTTGAGAAGCATCGACCTTTCTGCAGCCAGTTGGATATCCGTGGCGTG GTACCCTATCTACCACATCCCTGCTAGACGAGCGGTGCGGGATCTGTCAGCGTGTTTCCTCACTTACCATACGCTTTCGTTTCCCTTTCAAG ACAGCCACGACGAGTCTCCACCAAATGCTGCTGCGGAGAAGGAAGAGCCGTCGTCCGTGATCCGGCTGCCACCATTCGGTGTCGCCACGTACAAGCTGAGCGGGGAGGTGTGGTTGTCGGACGCTGCCTGGGACCAGGATCGCATCTACTCACTGTGGACCTCCGCCCTGTCCTGGCTTGCTCAGCTGCAGCTTCACCACCCCGATTTCCGCTTCTTCCTAGAGCACAGAGAATAA